The following DNA comes from Candidatus Woesearchaeota archaeon.
ACCTCCTTCACGGCATCCTCGTTCACGCCAGGAACAACCACCGGCGTGAGGAGCACATCCACCTTCTTCGCAGCGTACCGAAGCATACCCAGCACGTGGCGAAGCGGGTAGGGAGCACCGTACAAGCGGCGAGCAAGCTCCTCATCAAGTGCGTGGAGAGAAACATTCAGCCGAGACAACCCCGCCGCGGCAAGGTCGTCAACGAGGCGCGTTGTGAGGAGCACGGCATTTGTGTTCATGGACACCGCGCAGCAACCCTCTTTGCCGCCTTTGCAAGAGGACAGAAGGCGAACGAGGCGTACAAGGGAAGGGTAGAGGAGCGGCTCCCCGTGCGGGCCAATATTAAACTCCACCCGATGCTTCTTTATCGCGGCAACCCTGCACGCTTCCTCAGCAAGAAAGTCAGGATCAATGAACACGTCAAGCACCTTCTTATTCTTCCCCTCATCGACGCTGCAAAACGAACAATTCAAATTACACCCCGTCATGGGCTTGACCTCAATGATGTTCGTTCCCCGGTCCACCACGCCGAACTCGCCCGCCCCGATGAGGGGGACGCCGCAACCCTTGTGCAGGTACCACACGCGCTTCTTTGTCAAAATACTGCGCATATGACGCATTTCCTGGTCCAAGATGACGCGCACCTTCCTCTCGGCACGATCGCGAGCAACGCCTGAGAACACGAGCGAGCCGTCCTCAACGCGAAACGCCCCAATCCTTCGCAAGGAGCGATCATCCACGAAGAACTCAAACCTTCGCAGGAACACGCCCCGCACGCGCCCTTCATACGGGAAGAATTTCACATCCCGAAACGAAACGACCGCATCCCCTGCCATTTCATCGCCCATGCTTTTGCAAGAAACCAACCCTGTTTTTTAAAACCCTGTCCTTTTTCTCCTCCCCTCCTCCCTCCCCCTGTGCAAGCACGAGCCAGCCCTCGAGCAACCTATTTAAACAAAGGATGATTTCACCTCCCAACAGACGATCACCATGGTTGATGTGAAAATAACGTACGAAACCCTCTTTGACCTCCTGCGCCGAGAAAAGGCAAAAGAAGCCATCCAAGCGCTAGAACCTACGTTTTACGCTGACGTTCTCGCTTACCTTGAAGGGCGCAAGGCGTACCTTGATGACCCCGCCCACGGCAGCGACGCGGCAAAGGAAAAATTCCGCATACAATTCAACAACATGAAAAAAATTCTTCGCGAACTCCACGACCGCCGCGAAGAGAAAATCGTCCGCCTCGCCCTCAACGCTGCCAGGACGGGGGCAGGAGCCGTGACGGACGAGCACCTCCTCCCCAACGAAGCCGTCCTCTTCAAAGACCTGCTCCAAGTCCTCACGCTCCACCGCAGAGCACACCTCAACGCGATTCTCAGCCTCCAACCACCCCTCACGACGTACGCAACGAGCAAGACCTCAGAAGACGCCGTCCGCGCCGAAAAAAGCCCTGAACTTCTTTCACAGCCAAATCCACAGCAAAAAGAAGAAGGAGCAGCCACGCCTCACCAGGCGCAAGAAAAGAGCGTTTCAAAGGAAGATGCCGCTGACGCGCAGGCATCAACCCTGCCAGCCGGAGCGATCACAGCAAAAACAGCCGCGCCCAACGAGCGCCCCGCGCCACCTCCAAAACAAGACCGGCCAGCAGACCCCGTCACACTCGTCTTCCTCAAAGACGTCCCGCAATTCATTGACAAAGCCCTCGCCGTTCACGGCCCGTTCAAGCAAGGAGACGAGCAATCCCTCCCCGGCGACGTCGCAATGGTTCTCCTCCGCAAGGGGCTTGCCAAGGCAAAGGACTGAGGCATTGGGGAAAAAACAAGGGAACAAAAAGAAGAAGCGTCGTGAGCGTGACGTGCCCAAACGCCCATGCTCGACAACATCCGGGTCACAACCCCTCGTCCCTCCCCCGCCCACGCCGTCCTGACAATAACTTTTATAAAGAGAAAGACGTCACCGCAAGGCAAACACGACGCCAGACACGACGCCAAAAAGAAAACACACAGAAGGAATACGCTGAAGAAGCACACTCTCAAGAGAAAAGACGACCACGCCATCATGAAAAAACCAAAAACAACGCGACGCTTTTGCCCTGCCTGCAAGAAGCACACAGAGCAGAAAATATTTCAAGGAAAGAAGCGAGGCAGAAGCGCGACCCACCCGCTCTCGTACGGCGGCACGAAGCGCGTCAAGCTCAGAGGAGAACGACGCGGCGCAGGAAACTTGGGAAAGTACAGCAAGACGCCGAAGCCCAAACGGCAAGGCAAAAAACTCGCCAAACGAACCGATTTTCGCTACACCTGCACTGCCTGCTCAAAAACGTTCACCCAGCCCAGCGGGATCAGGGCAAAAAAAGTAGAAATCATCTAAAAAAAATCCTTCTTTAAGCACGGTTTTAAGCTAAGTTTTAAGCAAAGACTTCTTTCTAAACCATTTTTTCTCTGTTACCGCCCTCGCCCTTCTCAACAAGCCATGCCTTCCCAACTCCTCGCAACAAGAAGGCCAACAACAGCCACCCCGTCACAAGGTTTATAAATAATCCGTGATTGGCCAGCAAAACAAGAAACAAGAGCGAAGAGGTGCCCACCATGAACCTTGAAAACCCTTCATCGAAATTCATCAAAGTCCGCTGTTCAAAATGCAAAAATGAACAAACCATCTTCGGCAAGGCGGCAACCAAGGCGACCTGCCTCGTATGCGGTGAAGTCCTAGCACTCCCCACCGGCGGGAAAACAAACGTGAAAGCAAGAATCCTGGAGGTTCTCGAATAAATGTTCTTCAAGCGTGAAGGATTCCCGGAAGAAGACGAACTCGTCCTGTGCACGGTTATAAAAGTACAATACCACAGCGTCACGTGCCGCCTTGATGAGTACGGAAAGAACGGGATGATTCACATCTCAGAGGTCTCCCCCGGCCGCATCCGCAACATCCGCGACTACGTTGTCGAAGGAAAGCGCATCGTTTGCAAAGTCTTGCGCATCAACAAAGAAAAAGGATACATCGACCTCTCCCTCAGGAGGGTGAACGAGGCGCAACGCCGCCTCAAAATGGAGGAAATAAAACAAGAACAAAAAGCAGAAAAAATCATTGAACAACTCGCGACTGACGAAGGCGTCACGCCGAAGGAGCTTTACGACAAAATCGCGCCAAGCATCCTCTCAGAATACGGCCACCTCCACAAAGCATTCATTGACGTCGTCGAGAACGGCGCAACGCTCACCAAGCTCGTTGGAAAAGAACTTGGCGAAAAACTTGAGCACATCGTCAAGGAAAAAATAAAGCCAAAAAGCGTCGTCATCGAGGCGGACGCGAAGCTCTCCACGCCCGCAGAAGGCGGTGCAGACCTCATCATTGACGTCCTCACCCAATCCGAAAAAGCCGTGCCGGGCCTCGAAATAAAATACCGCGGAGCAGGAACCTGGCATTACCGCATCGAAGCGAAAGACTTCAAAACAGCAGAAAAACTTCTCAAAGACGCAACGGCCCCGCTCAGCCAGCTTGAAAAACAAGAAGGGACGGTCACGATAACAAGAAGCAAATAGCTAAAGCCGGCAAGCAAAAAAACGCCAACCCGGCCTTGCAACAAAAAAATCCTAAACGAACCACGCGAAGGGCGCGCACCCAAAAGCCCAAACAAAAACACCCTGCCTATTTCGGCACGTATTCCCAGACCAATGCACATCCTCAAATGTCCTCGTTGCGGCTCCTACGGCATCACAGAAGCCTGCCCCTGCGGAGGCACCAGAGTCTCGCCCAAGCCGCCTCGCTACTCGCCACAAGACAAGTACGGAACCTACCGCCGCTCAGCAAAACAAACAAAAAACTAGCGCAACAAATTAACGGCGCAAACGGGAAAAACCAAATCAACCAATCAATTCCTCTTCTCGAAACAAAAAAAATAAACGGTGAACAATGCCCCTCGCGAAAAAGAAACAACCAAGAAAAGAACAAACAAAGAACGCAAAGAAAAAACAAGTGAAACACCGCAAGCAAGCAATCACTCAACGAGAACGAAAGAAGGAAGGACGCACAAGAGAAAAAAACACAACCCCTCCTCCCACGCCCCCCAACGAGCAAAGAAACACCTGGCACGTCACCTGGCACACGAAAACACCCATCAAACAACCCGTTCTCATAACAGGGCTTCCCGGCGTTGGCAACGTAGCAAAACTCGCCGTAGACTACCTCATCGACGCGCTCAAAGCGCGTCACGTCGCAACACTCACGAGCACAGCACTTCCCGCCTGCGTCTTCATCCGACCCGACAACACAGCAACCCTCCCAACCATCAACATCCACGCCAAAACCATTAACAAGACAACCTACCTCTTCCTCTCAGGCGACGCCCAACCCCGAGACGACGAAGCAACCCACACCCTCGCCAAGCTCGTCGCGCAAGAGCTCCAACACCTCGCCTGCAAGCACGTCATAACCTTAGGAGGCATCGGCCTCTCCGAACTCAAACTCCACCCGAGCATTTACGTCCTCGCCTCGACACCAGCCCAGAAAAAAGCCTGCAAACAAGCCGGAGCCATCACCTCCCTTTACGGAACCGTCGGCACAATCACCGGCATTAGCGGCGTCCTCTACGGGGAAGCCCAAAAGAGAAACCTCCCCGCCACCGCCATCCTTGCAGAGTCCCTCGCCCACCCCTTCTTTGCAGACCTTCGCGGCGCCCACGCACTTCTGCTCTACCTCCAAAAACTCCTCCGCATCAAAGTAGCAATGAATGCCTTCCAAAAGAAGCTTTCCAGCTTCGAAAAAGAGCTCCACCTCGCCCTTCAACCCTTCCACGACCACGCCACGCCGCAACCACCCCCGCCGCAAGGCCGCAGCGACGAAACCACGTACATCGGCTAAGCCTTCCAACAAAAAAACGTCTAACAAAAAAAGACAACAACCCATTCTTTCACGATGAACGATATAGCCATCCTCAAATAGTTACAACAACTTTATAAAGCTTTGACGTTCTAAAACGAGCAAAAAAAACCTGCCCGGAAAAATACAGGGAGTGGTGAGTGGCATGAAGAAGCGCGGCCAAGTCAGCATTGAATACATTCTCATCGTTGCATTCGCCTTTGCACTGACGATACCCCTCTTTGGCATCTTCCAGCAGAAAGCAGTCGAAACCAAGACCATCGTCTCCGACGAGCAACTCTTCAAAGCAGGAACCGCCATCATCGACGCGGTGAATCAAGTCTACTACTACGGCCCCCCGGCGAAACAAACGCTTCGCGTCTACTTTCCCAG
Coding sequences within:
- a CDS encoding radical SAM protein, which encodes MGDEMAGDAVVSFRDVKFFPYEGRVRGVFLRRFEFFVDDRSLRRIGAFRVEDGSLVFSGVARDRAERKVRVILDQEMRHMRSILTKKRVWYLHKGCGVPLIGAGEFGVVDRGTNIIEVKPMTGCNLNCSFCSVDEGKNKKVLDVFIDPDFLAEEACRVAAIKKHRVEFNIGPHGEPLLYPSLVRLVRLLSSCKGGKEGCCAVSMNTNAVLLTTRLVDDLAAAGLSRLNVSLHALDEELARRLYGAPYPLRHVLGMLRYAAKKVDVLLTPVVVPGVNEDAVKEV
- a CDS encoding DNA replication complex GINS family protein, giving the protein MVDVKITYETLFDLLRREKAKEAIQALEPTFYADVLAYLEGRKAYLDDPAHGSDAAKEKFRIQFNNMKKILRELHDRREEKIVRLALNAARTGAGAVTDEHLLPNEAVLFKDLLQVLTLHRRAHLNAILSLQPPLTTYATSKTSEDAVRAEKSPELLSQPNPQQKEEGAATPHQAQEKSVSKEDAADAQASTLPAGAITAKTAAPNERPAPPPKQDRPADPVTLVFLKDVPQFIDKALAVHGPFKQGDEQSLPGDVAMVLLRKGLAKAKD
- a CDS encoding 30S ribosomal protein S27e, which gives rise to MNLENPSSKFIKVRCSKCKNEQTIFGKAATKATCLVCGEVLALPTGGKTNVKARILEVLE
- a CDS encoding S1 RNA-binding domain-containing protein, whose protein sequence is MFFKREGFPEEDELVLCTVIKVQYHSVTCRLDEYGKNGMIHISEVSPGRIRNIRDYVVEGKRIVCKVLRINKEKGYIDLSLRRVNEAQRRLKMEEIKQEQKAEKIIEQLATDEGVTPKELYDKIAPSILSEYGHLHKAFIDVVENGATLTKLVGKELGEKLEHIVKEKIKPKSVVIEADAKLSTPAEGGADLIIDVLTQSEKAVPGLEIKYRGAGTWHYRIEAKDFKTAEKLLKDATAPLSQLEKQEGTVTITRSK
- a CDS encoding ribosome biogenesis protein is translated as MHILKCPRCGSYGITEACPCGGTRVSPKPPRYSPQDKYGTYRRSAKQTKN